In Balearica regulorum gibbericeps isolate bBalReg1 chromosome 2, bBalReg1.pri, whole genome shotgun sequence, one DNA window encodes the following:
- the PP2D1 gene encoding LOW QUALITY PROTEIN: protein phosphatase 2C-like domain-containing protein 1 (The sequence of the model RefSeq protein was modified relative to this genomic sequence to represent the inferred CDS: inserted 4 bases in 3 codons; substituted 1 base at 1 genomic stop codon): MTXEEKLQDKTNPPDFECSRDEEDQLKKVTIAPKNDDSKRISMFCSMCQQTIYPHHLXHKKPHKALTLLVFDSPQRLTTKQRRKLISKLTKIPXNIETHRQKIDDSLDFLMDSHTSTSYYNLANINNPSTFKKVNNSLIKALAICQDKNSTWQGDMEDTFIVLDNYGNRSDTCFLGLVDGSHGVTAAETVAAELPLLFLDQLAQTDSSYKKSMDEQQILDSFATVIKADYREKEKIFSDKPNNDETKMTNTYEWIHKAYAKSFWRMDRLLRLGRNEVSKVRWSGCSAITCLVERLPSEETDGTKEEERKHFENTTHSPLARTARGVAGLLHVANIGNAHAVLCKNGKIYCLSKEHSTSNISERNRILQNGGNISTNEPDGLVEGYLRTTRGLGHHGDPVLKRLVIPVPHTISVPIDDTCQFLILASNGLWEVLDYNEVLALTLRIFTHYLRMYECVQQKGTSPCKCQYLMPLTEDNLNDSKAIKDQQNGTEMLYSDKDXFLTDLKGNLKQNKPKCSRRNYLQSEDGVPKETDDHKNQSDPELSLFSNNEVNSQNREMKQSDASTQGSSEELKHFEDRKVYLCNRFQPQTAVQEETDTDNSSATGPSYTHKQLQENVQATGSKDINQPPKDLRACLSNYDSVPQLAEKMDSKIFCDKLASYTGQELLKTVSPGGSKAPLQIEEDTKTYSSNCKSQTAGRGRVTSETLYDNAASYISEQLVKAALAAGSRDNITILIVLLNGCDKIPYYHNI, translated from the exons ATGACATAGGAGGAGAAGTTACAAGATAAAACAAACCCACCTGATTTTGAATGTTCCAGAGATGAGGAAGATCAGCTGAAAAAAGTCACAATTGCACCCAAGAATGACGATTCCAAGCGCATTTCAATGTTTTGTTCGATGTGTCAACAGACAATATATCCACACCACC ATCATAAGAAGCCCCACAAAGCCCTAACTTTGCTGGTCTTTGACAGTCCACAAAGACTGACAACAAAACAGAGACGGAAACTAATTTCAAAATTGACCAAGATTCC AAATATTGAGACACATAGGCAGAAGATTGATGATTCATTGGATTTCCTTATGGATAGTCACACTTCTACTTCATATTACAATCTTGCTAATATTAACAATCCTAGTACttttaagaaagtaaataattctttaataaaagcattaGCAATTTGCCAAGATAAAAATTCCACGTGGCAGGGAGACATGGAAGACACATTTATTGTGCTCGACAACTATGGAAATAGGTCAGATACATGTTTTCTGGGGCTAGTTGATGGTTCTCATGGTGtgacagctgcagaaacagttGCAGCAGAGCTTCCACTTTTATTTCTTGACCAGCTTGCTCAAACAGATTCCTCCTACAAGAAGAGTATGGATGAACAGCAAATTCTAGATTCTTTTGCCACAGTAATCAAGGCAGattacagggaaaaagaaaagattttctcTGATAAACCAAACAATGACGAGACCAAGATGACCAATACTTACGAATGGATTCACAAAGCGTATGCCAAGTCCTTTTGGAGAATGGATAGACTTTTACGACTGGGAAGGAATGAGGTTTCCAAAGTTCGCTGGAGTGGCTGTTCAGCCATTACCTGTTTGGTGGAAAGGCTCCCCAGTGAAGAGACAGATGGCactaaggaagaagaaagaaaacattttgaaaacaccACACACAGTCCATTGGCCAGGACAGCCAGAGGTGTTGCCGGGTTACTGCATGTTGCCAATATAG GTAATGCACATGCAGTCTTatgtaaaaatggaaagatttaCTGCCTCTCAAAAGAGCACAGCACTTCTAACATAAGTGAGAGAAATCGCATACTTCAGAATGGTGGAAACATCAGCACTAATGAACCAGATGGATTAGTAGAAGGGTACCTGAGAACTACAAGGGGTCTTGGACATCACGGAGATCCAGTACTGAAGAGATTAGTTATACCTGTACCTCATACCATATCTGTCCCTATTGATGATACTTGTCAGTTTCTTATTTTAGCTTCTAATGGGCTTTGGGAGGTTTTGGATTATAATGAAGTACTTGCATTAACTCTAAGAATATTCACTCATTATTTGAGAATGTATGAATGTGTTCAACAAAAGGGAACTTCTCCATGTAAGTGTCAGTATTTGATGCCACTCACTGAAGACAACTTAAATGACTCAAAGGCTATTAAAGATCAGCAAAATGGAACAGAGATGCTGTATTCCgataaag attttctcaCTGACTTAAAAGGCAACCTGAAACAAAATAAGCCAAAATGTTCTAGGAGGAACTATCTGCAAAGTGAAGATGGAGTTCCTAAGGAAACTGATGACCACAAAAATCAGTCTGATCCAGAACTGTCTCTTTTCAGTAACAATGAAGTAAATTCACAGAATAGAGAGATGAAACAGTCTGATGCTAGCACACAAGGTAGCTCTGAAGAACTGAAACACTTTGAGGACAGAAAAGTTTATCTATGTAACAGATTTCAGCCACAGACTGCAGTACAAGAAGAAACAGACACTGACAATTCCTCTGCAACAGGTCCAAGTTACACCCATAAACAGCTGCAAGAGAATGTACAGGCAACAGGGTCTAAAGACATCAATCAGCCCCCAAAAGATTTAAGAGCATGCCTATCTAATTATGACTCAGTTCCACAACTGGCAGAAAAAATGGACTCCAAGATATTTTGTGACAAACTTGCAAGTTACACTGGTCAAGAACTGCTGAAGACTGTATCACCAGGGGGTTCCAAAGCACCACTACAGATTGAAGAGGACACAAAAACGTACTCATCCAACTGCAAATCACAAActgcaggaagaggcagagTCACCTCAGAGACACTCTACGACAACGCAGCAAGCTACATTAGTGAACAGCTGGTAAAGGCTGCGTTAGCTGCAGGTTCAAGAGATAATATTACTATTTTGATTGTACTTCTAAATGGATGTGATAAGATACCCTATTaccacaacatttaa